One window of bacterium genomic DNA carries:
- a CDS encoding carboxymuconolactone decarboxylase family protein — MTNAVDDFRRERNELNELVLSRSGKITKRFFSLDTQVYDEGRLPGRFKELLGLVASTVLRCEDCVTYHVLRCNDEGVDGDEFYEALEVALVVGGSVVIPHYRRAARLWEDIRGKGGRS; from the coding sequence ATGACTAATGCAGTGGACGATTTCCGCCGGGAACGGAATGAGCTCAACGAGCTGGTTCTATCCCGGAGCGGGAAAATCACGAAACGTTTTTTCTCGCTCGACACCCAGGTTTACGATGAGGGGAGGCTCCCCGGCAGGTTCAAGGAGCTGCTGGGGCTAGTCGCCTCGACCGTGCTGCGCTGCGAGGACTGCGTCACGTACCACGTCCTGCGCTGCAATGATGAGGGTGTGGATGGCGATGAGTTCTACGAGGCCCTCGAGGTTGCGCTGGTGGTGGGCGGCTCCGTGGTCATCCCCCACTACCGCCGCGCCGCCCGCCTCTGGGAGGATATCCGGGGGAAGGGGGGTCGGTCGTGA
- a CDS encoding phosphotransferase: MSYNIFGAPGWEITPVGKTALEQALARHLSRSIAVESIIFAEPDSGSTSGGNGFAPRRGTVTTRAGRGEEVRVDLFFKLPTEREVEGLVLGHRLGLKHQPRILVSSLDIRSNGVESQALCYIFVPGQTLGNGADGNLFTADSLPEGIVADMALLHASTAGHAEAYLRRGYTFASRESLIEEASVDDTAAYLVLPGMSDEAGTLLSRATAVSAEAVNLAAGDGPVVIHGEIEPPHIVVGDDGAGTLVDWGGLGLGWAALDLAPCLGYEQIPLYRQMAGARNPSWNPPDEKALAAARLVHALARLKRLAGNPDGPPPSAGSVGALVGRLDDALTRL, from the coding sequence GTGAGCTACAACATTTTCGGCGCCCCCGGCTGGGAGATAACCCCCGTGGGCAAAACGGCGCTGGAACAGGCGCTCGCCCGACACCTCTCCCGGTCCATCGCCGTGGAGAGCATCATCTTCGCCGAGCCCGACTCCGGGTCCACGTCCGGCGGCAACGGTTTCGCCCCCCGGCGGGGGACCGTGACTACCAGGGCCGGTCGGGGTGAAGAGGTTCGGGTGGATCTCTTCTTCAAGCTTCCCACCGAGCGCGAGGTGGAGGGTCTTGTCCTCGGGCATCGGCTGGGCCTGAAGCACCAGCCGCGCATCCTCGTCTCCTCCCTGGACATCCGGTCGAACGGCGTCGAGAGCCAGGCGCTGTGCTACATTTTCGTGCCGGGTCAGACGCTCGGAAACGGCGCCGACGGCAACCTTTTCACCGCCGATTCCCTCCCCGAGGGGATTGTGGCCGACATGGCCCTCCTCCACGCCTCCACCGCCGGACACGCCGAGGCCTACCTCCGCCGGGGCTACACCTTCGCCTCCCGGGAGAGCCTGATCGAGGAGGCGTCGGTGGACGATACTGCGGCGTACCTTGTCCTTCCCGGCATGAGTGATGAAGCTGGGACTCTACTGAGCCGCGCAACGGCGGTCTCCGCCGAGGCGGTCAATCTGGCCGCGGGCGACGGGCCGGTGGTCATTCACGGCGAGATCGAGCCCCCCCACATCGTGGTGGGCGACGACGGCGCGGGGACCCTCGTGGACTGGGGCGGGCTGGGGCTCGGCTGGGCGGCGCTGGACCTGGCTCCCTGTCTGGGCTACGAGCAGATCCCGCTCTACCGGCAGATGGCCGGGGCCCGCAACCCGTCCTGGAACCCGCCCGACGAAAAGGCGCTGGCCGCGGCCCGCCTGGTACACGCCCTCGCGCGCCTCAAGCGGCTCGCCGGGAACCCGGACGGCCCGCCTCCGTCGGCGGGGTCGGTCGGGGCCCTGGTCGGACGATTGGACGATGCCCTGACCCGGCTCTAA
- a CDS encoding fumarate hydratase: MREIDLSKVTAAVRQLCLDAAYRLPEDVERALRDFRAVEPSPVGRDVLDVIIKNAEIARDEEVAICQDTGYAVAFVTLGQDVRITGGGLTEAIAEGVRQGYADGYLRKSIVADPLRRKNTGDNTPPVIHYDVVPGDALVIHFEPKGGGCENMSRVAMLKPADGVEGVRRFVLHTVDEAGPNPCPPTIIGVGIGGDFEKCAILAKKATLRTVGEYNPDPYYAGLEKQWLDEINRLGIGPQGLGGRTTSLWLAIETYPCHIASLPAAVNVQCHAARHKSVEL, encoded by the coding sequence ATGCGAGAGATAGACTTAAGCAAGGTCACCGCCGCCGTCCGGCAGCTCTGCCTGGACGCCGCTTACCGATTGCCCGAGGACGTGGAGCGGGCGCTCCGCGATTTCCGCGCCGTGGAGCCCTCCCCCGTGGGGCGCGACGTCCTCGACGTGATAATCAAGAACGCCGAAATCGCCCGGGACGAGGAGGTGGCCATCTGCCAGGACACGGGCTACGCCGTGGCCTTCGTAACCCTGGGCCAGGATGTGCGCATCACCGGCGGCGGGCTCACCGAGGCCATCGCCGAGGGGGTGCGCCAAGGCTACGCCGACGGCTACCTGCGCAAGTCCATCGTGGCCGACCCCTTGAGGCGCAAGAACACCGGCGACAACACCCCGCCCGTCATCCACTACGACGTGGTCCCCGGCGACGCGCTCGTAATCCACTTCGAGCCCAAGGGCGGCGGCTGCGAGAACATGAGCCGGGTGGCCATGCTCAAGCCCGCCGACGGGGTGGAGGGGGTGCGGCGCTTCGTCCTGCACACGGTGGACGAGGCCGGTCCCAACCCCTGCCCCCCCACCATCATCGGGGTGGGCATCGGCGGCGACTTCGAGAAGTGCGCCATCCTGGCGAAAAAGGCCACCCTGCGCACCGTGGGCGAGTACAACCCGGACCCGTACTACGCCGGGCTGGAGAAGCAGTGGCTGGATGAAATCAACCGGCTCGGCATCGGGCCCCAGGGGCTGGGCGGACGGACAACCTCTCTGTGGCTGGCCATCGAGACCTACCCCTGCCACATCGCCAGCCTGCCGGCGGCGGTCAACGTGCAGTGCCACGCGGCGCGGCATAAGTCCGTCGAGTTGTAG